A portion of the Rhodococcus pseudokoreensis genome contains these proteins:
- a CDS encoding M50 family metallopeptidase has product MNGMHSLWERVSAVSPAPAPWIVQVTAVVAVILVLEPHAWRITRNVVTIVHEGAHLVVALLFGRTLKGVRLHSDTSGVAISSGKPTGLGVVFMTFAGYVGPAVLGLGAAWVLGTQHAIAVLWIGVVALAAMLILVRNLYGLFSLTVVGALLFGLVWFGTQDQQVAAAYLITLFMLVAAPRPVLELQRQRARGSAPESDADQLARLTHVPGIVWVGLSLLVTLGCLALGGWWILRPVGA; this is encoded by the coding sequence ATGAATGGAATGCACTCGTTGTGGGAGCGCGTGAGCGCCGTCAGCCCCGCGCCGGCTCCCTGGATCGTTCAGGTCACGGCGGTGGTGGCGGTGATACTCGTCCTCGAACCGCACGCCTGGCGAATCACCCGCAATGTGGTGACCATCGTGCACGAGGGTGCGCACCTGGTGGTCGCCCTGCTGTTCGGCCGCACGCTGAAGGGAGTGCGGCTGCACTCGGACACGTCGGGTGTGGCCATCTCGTCCGGCAAACCGACCGGGCTCGGCGTGGTCTTCATGACGTTCGCCGGCTACGTGGGTCCCGCCGTCCTCGGGCTCGGTGCGGCCTGGGTGCTGGGCACCCAGCATGCGATCGCGGTGCTGTGGATCGGTGTCGTGGCTCTCGCGGCCATGCTGATCCTCGTCCGGAACCTGTACGGATTGTTCTCCCTCACGGTGGTCGGGGCGCTGCTGTTCGGGCTCGTGTGGTTCGGCACGCAGGACCAGCAGGTGGCGGCGGCCTATCTGATCACGCTGTTCATGCTCGTCGCCGCCCCGAGGCCGGTCCTGGAACTGCAGCGTCAACGCGCCCGCGGCTCGGCTCCGGAGTCGGACGCCGATCAGCTGGCGCGGCTCACCCACGTTCCCGGCATCGTGTGGGTGGGGTTGTCCCTACTCGTCACGCTGGGCTGTCTCGCGCTGGGCGGCTGGTGGATTCTCCGTCCCGTCGGCGCCTGA